The nucleotide sequence CTCCTATACCGTGCTTTAGTTGAATGTGCCCAAGCTCATGGGCTATGACACCGGCAAGAGCATCTTCGGAATCCGCACAAGACAAGAGTCCCTTGGTAACCAGCACATGACCGCCGGGTGTTGCAAAGGCATTTATTTCGTCCGTATCCAATATCGCAACATGATAGCCGTTATAGGATTCGGGTACGTCGGAATTCAAAACCAAGGTCATACAGATCAAGTTAAGATAGTTTTCCAACGGCTTGTTCCTGTAAAGTTTATAATTACTTAAAATGATGGCAGCAACTTCCCTGCCTATATAATACTCTTCCTCATTTTCAATAGGCTTCGAGGCTTCAATAATAGGAGCGGCAGCATCTATAGCATTTTTTGTAAAGGCAAGAGGATCATCTAAACTTCCCAATAGGGCACAAGATAGAACAACTACCGGTATTAAACTTATAATTACAAATAATCCGAATTTTTTCTTCATTATTCACCGTCCTCCAATAAGCCTTCTTTAATAAAAAAATGTAAATCCGCCGGGTTTACCTTTATGCCTTCAACGCTGTCAACTGCCGCATAATTTTTTTTACCTGAAGCCGAAAACTCCGAGCCCGAGCCTTCAGTTAGGCCCTTTCCTGCAAGCGACAATTCCTTTGCTTCTGCAGAAGTTTTTTTATCAAAAGAGCCGGCTATTTTTTTCTTTGTAAGATTTGCCTTCGGAAGCCAGCCTACAAGGTTCGGGTTTGAAACGGGAGAAACCTTCATC is from Treponema denticola and encodes:
- a CDS encoding M48 family metalloprotease gives rise to the protein MKKKFGLFVIISLIPVVVLSCALLGSLDDPLAFTKNAIDAAAPIIEASKPIENEEEYYIGREVAAIILSNYKLYRNKPLENYLNLICMTLVLNSDVPESYNGYHVAILDTDEINAFATPGGHVLVTKGLLSCADSEDALAGVIAHELGHIQLKHGIGAIKANRITAAAVESSATMAVGSDKKAELKFLEDASKEIVTTLVNSGYSKSQEYDADRFAVKLMARAGYDPNAMTEMLKIMSEKQKHDSRGFGKTHPSAVSRIKSVEKESKKLAGDYNRSARLNRYQKNKLK